A window of Elusimicrobiota bacterium contains these coding sequences:
- a CDS encoding YggS family pyridoxal phosphate-dependent enzyme, whose amino-acid sequence MNNIKNNLRNINIRINAATEKVGRKPDTVKLVVVTKTVGIDEIQVTAETCPEIKYFAENRVKQAVERVDVLNDYFAKQGLSWHFIGHLQTNKVKYVVGRFELIQSVDSERLIRAISEHAVKKGIIQKCLLELKISEEESKNGLDEKGLIELLPKISGIPGISILGLMTMAPFFDNPENTRTYFQYAKGVFDRLKNVYTLQFPGFDILSMGMSNDYTVAVEEGSTMVRLGTAVYGEKN is encoded by the coding sequence ATGAATAATATAAAGAATAATTTAAGAAATATTAATATACGTATTAATGCAGCAACTGAAAAAGTTGGGCGTAAACCTGATACCGTTAAACTTGTCGTCGTAACTAAAACTGTGGGGATTGATGAAATTCAAGTAACCGCAGAGACGTGTCCTGAAATAAAATATTTTGCGGAAAACCGTGTAAAACAGGCGGTAGAACGTGTTGATGTATTGAATGATTACTTTGCCAAACAGGGTTTATCATGGCATTTTATAGGGCATCTTCAGACAAATAAGGTTAAATACGTGGTTGGACGGTTTGAGCTTATTCAGTCAGTGGATAGTGAACGGCTAATCCGCGCAATATCGGAACATGCAGTAAAAAAAGGTATCATCCAGAAGTGTTTGCTTGAACTTAAAATCTCTGAGGAAGAATCAAAGAATGGTTTGGATGAAAAGGGGTTAATTGAATTATTGCCTAAAATATCTGGTATCCCGGGGATTAGTATTCTTGGATTGATGACAATGGCACCGTTTTTTGATAACCCTGAAAACACAAGGACGTATTTTCAATACGCAAAGGGTGTGTTTGATAGATTAAAAAATGTGTATACGCTTCAATTTCCGGGGTTTGATATTCTATCAATGGGTATGAGTAATGATTATACAGTGGCTGTGGAGGAAGGGTCTACTATGGTCCGTCTGGGGACCGCGGTTTATGGAGAAAAAAACTGA
- the murC gene encoding UDP-N-acetylmuramate--L-alanine ligase, with translation MFEKIKRIHFVGIGGAGMSGIAEVLLNLGYIVTGSDIKDSTVVQRLKKCGAKVLIGHKGSNIGAAQVVVVSTAIDRSNPEVLAAERLKVPVIPRIEMLAEIARLKYAVTIAGTHGKTTTTSMIGMVLSAAGLDPTLVVGGRVRGIDTGAKLGHGEYIVAEADESDGSFLRLNPTIAIVTNIDDDHLDYYHTFTRLKSSFVEYLNNVPFYGCDIICTDNAVVRSVIPKLHRKVYTYGLESQKYSVDFTAEDIRYTTRGAEYVAVYKNKKIGRVSLNLMGAHNVTNSLAAVATGTVLDVKFKKIQSALEDFRGTERRMQFMGERKGVTFIDDYGHHPTEVRATVSALSQSMKKGKRLFVIFQPHRYSRTQLLAEKFGPAFKQAGFVVLTDIYAAGEKPIKGITSDIIYKSLQKAKVDTLYVPLERVVIEVVKLVREGDVVLTLGAGDIFKYNHLIQAAL, from the coding sequence ATGTTTGAAAAAATTAAACGTATCCATTTTGTCGGTATTGGCGGTGCTGGGATGTCAGGTATTGCTGAAGTGCTGCTTAATCTCGGGTATATCGTTACCGGGTCTGATATTAAGGACAGTACTGTTGTACAGAGGTTAAAGAAATGCGGGGCAAAAGTTCTTATCGGGCATAAAGGTTCAAACATCGGTGCTGCGCAGGTAGTGGTGGTTTCCACAGCGATTGACCGTTCAAATCCTGAAGTTTTGGCAGCGGAACGTTTAAAAGTGCCGGTGATACCAAGGATTGAAATGCTCGCGGAGATCGCGAGGTTAAAATATGCGGTTACAATAGCGGGGACACACGGGAAAACGACAACAACGTCGATGATTGGGATGGTTCTTTCCGCTGCGGGGCTGGATCCTACTCTTGTGGTAGGAGGGCGTGTACGCGGGATTGATACCGGTGCGAAGCTTGGGCATGGGGAATATATTGTTGCTGAAGCTGATGAGAGCGACGGGTCATTTCTAAGGCTTAATCCTACTATAGCTATTGTTACGAATATTGATGATGACCATCTGGATTACTATCATACGTTTACACGGTTAAAATCTTCATTTGTGGAATACCTGAATAATGTTCCGTTCTATGGATGCGATATTATCTGTACGGACAATGCGGTTGTACGGTCGGTAATACCAAAACTTCATCGCAAGGTTTATACTTACGGGCTTGAATCTCAGAAGTATTCCGTGGATTTCACAGCAGAAGATATTAGGTATACTACCCGCGGGGCGGAATATGTTGCGGTTTATAAAAACAAAAAAATTGGACGTGTGAGTTTGAACCTCATGGGTGCGCATAACGTTACAAACAGTCTTGCTGCAGTGGCTACCGGTACAGTGCTTGACGTGAAGTTTAAGAAAATACAGTCTGCGCTTGAGGATTTTCGCGGGACAGAACGCAGGATGCAGTTTATGGGTGAACGTAAAGGCGTGACGTTTATTGATGATTACGGGCATCATCCTACGGAAGTACGCGCTACGGTCTCCGCGTTGAGCCAGTCTATGAAAAAAGGAAAACGGTTATTTGTAATTTTTCAACCCCACAGGTATTCACGGACACAGTTATTAGCGGAAAAGTTCGGGCCTGCGTTTAAGCAAGCCGGGTTTGTGGTATTGACCGATATTTATGCTGCGGGGGAAAAGCCGATCAAGGGTATTACATCAGATATTATTTATAAATCTTTGCAGAAAGCAAAAGTCGATACTCTTTATGTTCCGCTTGAGAGGGTTGTGATCGAAGTTGTTAAACTCGTGAGAGAAGGCGATGTGGTATTAACCCTTGGTGCGGGGGATATTTTTAAATATAACCATCTGATCCAGGCGGCATTATAA
- the murB gene encoding UDP-N-acetylmuramate dehydrogenase: MNFREEIVKINDCVKFDEPMSKHTTFRIGGPADVYIQINSRDELRTVCSLCDEHNVPVLILGAGSNLLVSDAGIEGVVVKLSGEFKRISYDKTKIYTGAAVYLQLLVHQLIEQSLTGFEFIAGIPGTVGGAVIMNAGVKDRSISDVVETIEYQTPEGESKTVKSEEAGFGYRKSGFPRGAIITTAVFKLKKGKKEDIETKVHEIISSRMDKQPWQAHNAGSIFKNPENDYAGRIIEKLGYKGKCFGGAGVSEKHANFIVNKGNASAMDVRKLIREIQTKAKDELGILLELEIKIVGRDIEVEN; the protein is encoded by the coding sequence ATGAATTTTCGTGAAGAAATAGTTAAAATCAATGATTGCGTGAAGTTCGATGAACCGATGTCGAAACATACAACGTTTCGTATAGGCGGCCCGGCGGATGTATATATACAAATAAACTCCAGGGATGAATTGCGGACAGTGTGCAGTCTTTGCGATGAGCATAACGTTCCGGTATTAATTTTGGGTGCAGGGTCTAACCTTCTGGTATCCGATGCAGGAATTGAAGGGGTGGTTGTTAAGCTCAGCGGAGAGTTTAAACGTATATCTTATGACAAAACAAAAATTTATACCGGTGCGGCGGTGTATCTTCAGCTGTTAGTGCATCAGTTGATAGAACAAAGCCTTACAGGATTTGAGTTCATTGCAGGAATTCCCGGAACCGTTGGTGGCGCTGTGATAATGAATGCAGGGGTTAAGGATAGAAGTATTAGTGATGTTGTTGAAACTATAGAATATCAAACACCCGAGGGTGAATCTAAAACCGTTAAATCTGAGGAGGCAGGGTTTGGGTACCGGAAAAGCGGGTTTCCTAGGGGCGCGATTATTACTACTGCAGTGTTTAAGTTGAAAAAAGGGAAGAAAGAGGATATTGAAACTAAAGTACATGAAATTATTTCTTCGCGGATGGATAAGCAGCCATGGCAGGCGCATAATGCAGGGAGTATATTCAAAAACCCGGAGAATGATTATGCCGGAAGGATTATAGAAAAATTGGGATACAAAGGTAAATGTTTTGGCGGGGCGGGTGTATCAGAAAAACATGCGAATTTTATTGTTAATAAAGGAAATGCATCAGCGATGGATGTAAGGAAGTTGATACGCGAAATTCAGACAAAAGCTAAGGATGAGTTAGGTATATTACTGGAACTTGAGATCAAAATTGTAGGAAGGGATATCGAAGTTGAAAATTAA